The window GCACGGGAACAGGAACGGGCACTGGAACATCTGCAGCTGATACAGCAATCGCTACAGACAAAGCGGCTCTGGTGATTACCTATGCGGGAAGCGATAGTTCCTCCAATGTGACTCAGAATTTTACTGTCTCAATAGCGGGTGCCAGTGGTACTACAATTAGCTGGAGCAGCAATAATGGAGCCGTAGCTATTGCCGGAACTGTTGGAACAGTTACAAGATCTGTTGGTATTAATCATGCTACCGTGACATTGACAGCTACGATTTCTAAAAGCGGAGGAACTAGTGATACAAAGGTTTTTACCCTAACGGTAAAAAGAAATATCACAGGTACTACTGCTCTGCGGGTTTACGGACAGGATGGAAGCTTTACCACCGTGAAGACATTGAGTGCTTATACATTAAATACTCCTTCTAAAGTAGTAAAAGATAGTGCTGGTGGTACATATATTGTTGATTTTAATAATAATCGGGTGTTGTATTTTTCTGGGACGAGTATGGTAGCCACACGTGTCTACGGACAGGGTGGTAGTTTTATTACTAATACCGCAAATAAAGGTGGATTGAGTGCGGATAGTTTAAATAGACCGACAAGTGTGGCAGTAGATGCAGGTGGAGTGTATATCGTTGATAACCTGAACCACCGTGTTCTGTATTATTCGGGGACGAATACTACCGCAACTCGTGTGTATGGGCAAGCTGGTAGCTTTATTGTGGGTACTGCGAATAATGGCGGGATAACCGCGAATAGCCTAAATGCTCCAATAGGTATAATGGTGGATACGGGTGGAGTATTTATTGCGGATTCTTCGAATCATCGGGTGCTTTATTACTCTGGAATTAGCACCACCGCTACACGTGTATATGGACAGGGTGGTATTTTTACAATTGCTACTGCTGCCACAACTGCTAACGGTTTACGTAATCCACCTTATGTGACAGCCGATGCCAGTGGAGTATATATCGTTGATGCAGTGAATCATCGGGTGCTTTATTACTCTGGAATTAGCACCACTGCTTCACGTGTATATGGACAGGGCGGCGTTTTTACAACAGGTACTGCTAACAATCCAGCGTTAAACGCGGATAGCTTAAACGGTCCGTATGATGTCGCATTGGATGCGAGTGGCGTGTATATATCAGATACCTCTAATAATCGTGTGCTTTTTTATTCTGGGACTAGTACTACAGCAACGCGAGTTTACGGTCAGAGTGGTAGTTTTACAACAAACACTGCTAATACTGGTGGATTAGGTGCGAGTAGTCTTAGTGCGCCTTATGGAGTCTTCTTGGATGTCAGTGGAGTTTACGTCGCTGATTATTCTAATCATAGGGTGCTTTATTATTCGGGAACTAGCACAACAGCCACGTCGGTTTATGGGCAAGGTAGTTTTACAATTGCCACTGCTAACAACCTGATCAGCGATGGTGGAGATTCTTTTAAGTTAGCAAAGTCTTTAGCGGTAGATGCAAGTGGTATGTATGTTGCTGACTATTCAAATCATCGTGTTTTATTTTTTCCTACGAATAGCACTACAGCCACTCGTGTCTATGGTCAGGGCGGTAGCTTCACAACAAATATTGTCAATAAGGGTGGAGTCAGTGCGGATAGCTTAAATTCACCAAATGGTATCGCGCTAAATGGCAGTGGTGTTTACATCGCTGATTCCCTTAACCACAGGGTGCTCTATTATTCCGGTAATAGCACGACTGCTACTAGAGTTTATGGGCAGGGTGGTAGTTTTATTACAAATGCTCTCAATAATGGTGGCACTGTAGCCACAGATAGTCTTAACACACCGTATGGACTTGCATTGGATGCAAATGGTCTATATGTGTCTGATCAAGGTAATCACCGCATATTGTATTTTAATGGGATTGATACGACCGCTACAAGAGTCTACGGGCAAGCGGGGAGTTTTACGACTGGCACTGCTAACAATCCTGGATTAAGTGCGGATAGTCTAAATGCCCCTGTCATTTAGCTTTAGATTCAGGTGGAATATATGTTGCGGATGCGTTTAATAGCCGAGTGCTTTATTATTCAGGGACTAATACGACCGCGACAAGAGTATATGGACAAGCGGGTAGTTTTTCTACTGGAACCGCCAATAATCCTTCCTTAAGCGCAAACAGTTTAAACCAACCGTATGGGGTTGCCGTCGGTATCGGCGGAATATACATCGCAGATTATTCAAATCATCGAGTATTATTTTATCCCGATATCAGCACTACGCCAACACGAGTCTATGGGCAGGGTGGTAGTTTTACCACAAATACTCTTAATAATGGTGGGATAAGTGCGAATAGTCTGAATGTTCCAGCTGCCGTAACAGTTGATACAGATGGCTCACTGTATATTGCAGATCGTTTGAACAATCGAGTTTTGTGGTATTGAGTTGGCAGAATGGAATAGAATTATGGGAGATGTTGGAAGCAAATTACTATAAAGATAAAGAAAATATATTTTTTAAAGCATACAGTATATCAGCATGCTATCAATGTATGCAAAAATAGGAAAAAATGTTACATATGAATGAATCTAAAACAACAATAGAAGAGCCAAAACGAACTGGATTATTGATCTGGTTGATTGTCTCACAATTTTTTGCAATTTGCTCGCTCGCGTTCTGGGCTGTCTCGGCAACAATGTCCTTAATGTCTTTCGATGCTGGCATAACCATAGCCGCATGGGCTGTTGTTATTGTAGTTTGGTCTTATCCACTTTTCCCAATTGGGATGAGTATTGCTTCGTGGATTGCCTATAAGCGCCGTAAAAACCGATTGGCGGCAATTCTCTCTGGTATGCCGTTAGTGCCACCTGTTGTGTTTTTCATTTTATCAATGTTTATCTTTTCTTCTTAGCCACTTGTCGGTAATGCGTAATTGGGAATGAGGAATGAGGAATGAAATTCGAGATACAATGCTAAAACTACAATGGAAAACATTACTCATTACGCATTATTAATTGCCCATTAAAAGAAAAGTCTCTAAAATTCTCGACGATTACGCTATCTGAGGAAGAAAATTCACGATCAATCAGGAAAAGTTTAACATCTAGTAAGGAAAATGCTATCCAAAGTGGGGAAGATACTCTTCCTAATAAGGAAAATGCCATTCATAGATAGGAAACTTTCATCTTTAATGGGGAAAATCCTATCTATGAATGAGAAAATTGTATCCATTGAAGGGAAACTGCTCTCATTGATTAGGAAAATACTATCCATTAAAGGGAAATTATCATCCTTAATAGGTAAAATCCTATTCATCGAGGAGAAAACACAATCCTTTAGAAGAAATATTCTATCTATACCAAGGAAAACCCTATTTTTTTTAAGAGAATCGATATAATTTCTAAAAAAATTCGTCTTAATAACAGAAAATGGTTATCTGTAGTCTAAGATAGAGTAGTAATAGGGAGGATACATGACACTAAAATCGGGAAATAATACAAATGAGGCAGAAATACCCGCCAAGACAGAAGAAACATCTACAAAGCATTCGCATTCCAAGGCTTATCGAAAGCAAAATATCGCTCAAAGACTAGCAATTGTTAAAAGAGCCTTAGACAATAGCAAAAACAATCCAGAAATCTCCGCTCAATTGGCGGTCTTTGGTTATAACTCTGAGAGAATTCTTTTCTTTGAAAATCTTTACAACGAAGCCGTGGAGGCAAATAGCTATCAGCAAAAGGAATTTGGAGAAAAGTTCGAGGCTCATGCTGAATTTGAAAGGCTTTTTGCTATCGCTAAGAGAGATTATTTCGGAGCACTGAGTGTCGCGAGAGTCGCCTTCAAAAAACAACCCGAAAAGCTTACCAAACTTGGAGCAGATCAAGTAAAAAAGCAAACCATCAGTGGATTAAACGACCAAATGCAAACTTTTTATGACAATGCTCTGAATGATGAAAGCATACTCGAAGCCATGTCCGTCTTTAGTTATGATCAGAAAAAATTGACCGGTTTCAAAGGGAATTTTTTAAGTTCACTATCTGCCTACAGTAATTTTTATCGAGAGAATGCAGAATCAGTCATCGCCACAAAAGCCAGAGATAAAAAAATTGAAGCCCTAGATGATTTCTATTCCGATTTCTTCACCATCGCAAAACTCGCCTTCGCAAATAACCCGCAGTTACTAAAAGAGGTAGTCTAAGCGCAACGACTTCTGGGGTTACAATCAGCAACAGTGAGACTGTGCAATCTTGTTTTTTGAGAAGGGAAAAAAATGAATAAAAAAAAACCAAATGTTGAAATTTAAAAATAGCAACATTTGTTTTTTAAAATTTTATAAAAAAGAAAAACTATCCGGTATTTTATTTTTCTACCTTTGTAGCTAATTCTTCGTATGCTTTTGCTAAATCATCTAAAGATTTTGCTTCTTCTAGCATTTCTTTTTGATGATTGATTTGAGTAGTAGCTTTTCCACCTTTCTTTACACTAGCCATTTCTCTCAGTCTTGCAGCCATTTTCTTTTTGTTATCAGCTTCTTTTAAAAGGTAATTATGAACCGCTTTTTTCTCTTGAGGGCTCTCTGCTTTTTCTACCATTAGCCTTTCGATATCTTCTACTGCATACGCAGAAAAAGAAAACAGAACTAACAACAGTATTGAAATTATTTTTTTCATTTTATCTCCTATGATTTATAAAACTAAAAATTAGACTCAACAACTTCTTTTTAGTTCGCAATATTTGTTTATTAAAAAAAATTTCAGAGAATGTTTTTGGAAATCATTTTAAATTTTTAGTTGTTAATAACATTCATTTCTAAAAAATAAAAGTTAGACTAACACGTATTATACTTTAATGTTTAACTATTAAGAGGCTAATGAAGTGTAATCGTTATTCGTATTTTTCAAAGGAGCATTTGTTATGTTTAATTTCAAAATAAATATTATTTTTTTTCTTATGATTTTACTCTCGGTTTTTTCTGTTTTCTCGCAAGATAAAGAAAATGAATTTAAAAAAGAAAAAACAGAGGGCGAGATTACAGAGACAAAAATAATTCCAATCTCAGATAAATCTATGGAATTAAAGTTGGGTTTTTACGGATTCCTAAAGACAGATTATGTTTATGCAAATCATTCTGTTCTAAGTTATGGAAGAGAAAATCTAGTTGCACCTAACCAAGCGAAACGACATGTGCAAAGAAATGATAACCAACCAACATCTAGTATTCAACTAGCAGATACAAGATTGGGATTCAAAGCGGAGTATGGTAATTTGCTCAATGGAATTATTGAAATGGATTTTATTGATTTTGATAAATCTACACCCAATGTAAATGTAAGACCAAGACTACGACAAGCATATATAAACGCTAAACTAACTAACAATGTAGAATTATTTACAGGTCAGAAATGGGATATTTTTTCTCCACTGAATCCAGAAACTTATAATATAATAAATAGTTTATTTTATTCTGGGAATGTCGGTTGGATTCGGGAACAATTCGGAGTAACATACAAATTAAATCCAGAATTACAGTTTTCAACGGCACTGGGAAATTCTTCTGTAAACACTTCCGCATCTCCTTCCATTTCTGTTGAAAAAAATAAAAATCCGACTTTAGCCGGACAAATGAAATGGACTCCTAATGAGCAGAATACAATTTTTGTTTCTGGAATTTATACTAATAGATCCTATCATGATCCTGCTCTTGATCCTGCCTACTATGATGGAAAACCTTTGGTTTACGATGGCAGCTCTGATTCATTTTTGCTGGCTTCCGAAATAGGGAAATCAAACCGAATCAGAAGAGACGCGACCGGGTTGTCTGCAGGTTCCGAAATGAAACTTTCTAATAGTAAGTTTAGAGTAAAATGGGAAATCAATTGGGGAAGAAATCTCTCTGATTTGAATACGTTAGGAATAGGTCAAGCACAGGTAACTACAAACGATAATAGTTTTCTTTCTTCTCCACAAAGTGTTTTCATTCAGTCAGAAACGGGAGGATTATTGAACGACTCCTATTCTCATAGTTTACGAAAATACAATCAAAACAGAACAGAGGTTAAATCAATTGAAGAAAGGGGAGTCTGGTTGTCTTTCATTTATAAAATCGATCCGAAATGGGAGGTCGGGGTCTTACTAGGAGTGACAAAGATAAGGAATCAAAAAGATTTGAGTCCTGCTTTCTCGGATTCTAAAAAAGGAATTCTTCGTGATTTTTCCAAAGCTCAAGGAGATCCAACAAATGGTATTTGGACTGCGAACCATCTGGGAAGAGTTCGAGAAAACAGCGAGTTTGGATACCACATAACGTATATGTTTGCGGATCGTTTAAAAATTTTTTTCAACATGAATACATACGCACATTCTATCAAGATCCAGATAGCAGAAAGAATGCATTCGCTCACATAAAAAGCTTTGATATTTCTACAGGAAATATCCAATTACAAGAAGTGAAATTTCCATATCAATATTCCTCCGCTGTGGCAAATGCACATGTGTTGAGAATAGGAACTATGTTTGCCTTTTAACATAGTTCCTATTTTTTAAATTTAGCCCGTAGTCTTTAATCCACTTGCAATTGCATTTACGGTTAAGAGCAAATTCATTAGGACTGTTTCTCCTTCCGGATTATTGTCATTAGCCAATAGCTCTCGCCATTTTTTCAAAAGTTTTACTTGTTCGTTGTGCAATAAAACTAATCCGTTTTTTCTATACTGGAATGATTCTAGTAACTGCGGTTTTTTTACTCCTAGCTTTGAATCAAAAATTTCTTCCATGAACTGAACCGTTTTATTGTATTCAGCTAAAATAGTGTTTAAGAATTTTTCTCCGAGCTTTGCGTTAGGAACTAACGTTGTGTATAACTTCATAATATCAGGATCTGCATAGACAAGATTCAATACTACATTACTCATTACATAATATAAAAAATTCCAATCTTTCACTTCTGTTTTTAGAAGAGCAAAACTTTCTGGATTCTTTGTTTTTAATTCTTCGAGTGCACTTCCAATTCCATACCAACCGGGAAGATAAAACCTGGATTGATTCCAACTAAAGACCCAGGGAATCGCACGCAAATCTCCAAGAGATCTTTTTCCTGTTCTTCTAGATGGTCTTGAACCGTGGCGGCTATTCTCTATTACGTCTATAGGTGTTGCGAAACTATAAAATTCCATAAAATCAGGATCAGTCATTAACTCTCTGTAAACCGCTTTACTTTTTTCTGAAAGATCATTCATGTAATTTTCAAAGCGATGCTCTCTTTTTGGTAAAGAAGAATGCTTGATATTAGTAGATGCAGAGCTAGCTAATATTAATTCCAAATTGTAAATAGCTGTATTTCGATTCGCAAATTGTTGCGAGATAACTTCTCCCTGCACAGTCATTCTAATTTTTCCAGAAAAAGAAAAATGAGGAAGTGCCTGCATAAATTTATGCATCTTTCCACCACCACGACTTATCGTTCCACCTCTTCCATGAAAATACATGATTTCCAATCCGTGTTTCTTTGCAATATCCGTTAGCCGCTTCTGGCATAGATATAAATTCCACTGACTCGCAATGATACCACCGTCTTTATTGCTATCGCTGTAGCCTAGCATGACTTGAACGATTGGATTTTTTCCTGGATATTTATTTTGATTATGGAGAATACTTTCTTTTACGATTGGATGCGTTATATACTTTTCAAAAATTTCGGGAGCTTGTTGTAAATCTTCCACTGTTTCAAAAAGAGGAACAATACTCAAAGGACAAAATAGTTTTCCAGAATCTTTATCCAAATGAAGAAGCCCAATTTCTTTTGCAAAAAGATAAACTAGCAAGAGATCGGATAATGATCTTGTCATACTAACTATGACTCCACCGATACTCTTAGCTCCTGAGATTGCTAAATTGTTTTTTACAATTCTAAAATACGTTAACAAGTCCTCCGATTCTTTTTCGGTATGCGAATCGGAAATTAAAAATGGACGCATACTCTGTAGTTCGCTATTGATAAACGAAACTCTTTTGTCCTCTGACCAATTCGAAAATTGAAAATCTTCAAAACCTGCATTCTTTAAAATCTGCTCAAATACCATGTCGTGGTGTTTGCTGTTTTGTCGAATGTCGAGGGAAGCTAAATGAAATCCAAAAGTTTGAATGAGTCTTTGAATTGGAAAAATATC is drawn from Leptospiraceae bacterium and contains these coding sequences:
- a CDS encoding NHL repeat-containing protein, producing the protein MKFLKRNSHYWVGRTLSMLIIFLIGILAVTGCGKQKKDQSTMASAIAIFAAGSSNPVANASTGTGTGTGTSAADTAIATDKAALVITYAGSDSSSNVTQNFTVSIAGASGTTISWSSNNGAVAIAGTVGTVTRSVGINHATVTLTATISKSGGTSDTKVFTLTVKRNITGTTALRVYGQDGSFTTVKTLSAYTLNTPSKVVKDSAGGTYIVDFNNNRVLYFSGTSMVATRVYGQGGSFITNTANKGGLSADSLNRPTSVAVDAGGVYIVDNLNHRVLYYSGTNTTATRVYGQAGSFIVGTANNGGITANSLNAPIGIMVDTGGVFIADSSNHRVLYYSGISTTATRVYGQGGIFTIATAATTANGLRNPPYVTADASGVYIVDAVNHRVLYYSGISTTASRVYGQGGVFTTGTANNPALNADSLNGPYDVALDASGVYISDTSNNRVLFYSGTSTTATRVYGQSGSFTTNTANTGGLGASSLSAPYGVFLDVSGVYVADYSNHRVLYYSGTSTTATSVYGQGSFTIATANNLISDGGDSFKLAKSLAVDASGMYVADYSNHRVLFFPTNSTTATRVYGQGGSFTTNIVNKGGVSADSLNSPNGIALNGSGVYIADSLNHRVLYYSGNSTTATRVYGQGGSFITNALNNGGTVATDSLNTPYGLALDANGLYVSDQGNHRILYFNGIDTTATRVYGQAGSFTTGTANNPGLSADSLNAPVI
- a CDS encoding phosphoenolpyruvate carboxylase, with translation MKIRKDLTYTLNCLKEVLTELNEKEALSILEKVESGSLDLSQLNSQSSEKTSQVLSLYFQLLNIVEENAAAQYRRKVETEKGAEGQKGLWVEKLIDLKEKGFSQEDISKQLPNIYSEIVLTAHPTEAKRITVLDQHRVLYLNLLKLENSMWTNSEKEMIREEIKLSLERLWRTGEIYLQKPDVISERNNILHYLENVFPNVLSGLDDKLKFAWKHLGFNSSLIKDSKNFPLLGFGNWVGVDRDGHPFVTPQVTEDTLKTFRTTAIRLIENELTNLIKKLSLSDRLQMPSDRFLTKIAELAKRMGNTGEECLKRNHDEPWRQYVNLIIHRLPTETMTDYSYYSPEELLADLDTLNLSLTEISANRIVEKDIFPIQRLIQTFGFHLASLDIRQNSKHHDMVFEQILKNAGFEDFQFSNWSEDKRVSFINSELQSMRPFLISDSHTEKESEDLLTYFRIVKNNLAISGAKSIGGVIVSMTRSLSDLLLVYLFAKEIGLLHLDKDSGKLFCPLSIVPLFETVEDLQQAPEIFEKYITHPIVKESILHNQNKYPGKNPIVQVMLGYSDSNKDGGIIASQWNLYLCQKRLTDIAKKHGLEIMYFHGRGGTISRGGGKMHKFMQALPHFSFSGKIRMTVQGEVISQQFANRNTAIYNLELILASSASTNIKHSSLPKREHRFENYMNDLSEKSKAVYRELMTDPDFMEFYSFATPIDVIENSRHGSRPSRRTGKRSLGDLRAIPWVFSWNQSRFYLPGWYGIGSALEELKTKNPESFALLKTEVKDWNFLYYVMSNVVLNLVYADPDIMKLYTTLVPNAKLGEKFLNTILAEYNKTVQFMEEIFDSKLGVKKPQLLESFQYRKNGLVLLHNEQVKLLKKWRELLANDNNPEGETVLMNLLLTVNAIASGLKTTG